Below is a genomic region from Prochlorococcus marinus str. MIT 0918.
GTATTCAGAAACTGAAAAAGGAGGAGGAGTCATTGGTGCACTTGGTACACATTCTTTTGATTTATTAGAGTGGTTATTTGGAGAAATAACTTCTGTAAGTAGCTTTACATCTACATCAATTAAAGAAAGAAAGCATCCAGTAAATAATCTTATGAAATCAGTAACAAGTGAAGATATATGTATGGCTCATATGGAAATATGTGACATTGAATCACGTCAAATAGTTCCTGCTCAATTAACATTATCTGCAGTATCTAGAAATGGAAGAGGATGTTGGATAGAAGTTTATGGAGAAGATGGAACATTAATATTAGGCAGTGATAATCAAACAGATTATGTACATGGATTTGGTTTATGGTTTGCAGAAAAAAATAAAACTATAAATTCTATTCAGCCTAGTGAGGATTTTATATTTTCTAAAACCTGGGAAGATGGGCGTGTTGCTCCAGTAGCTAGAATTCAACAATGGTGGGGAGAAAGTATTATAAGACAAAAACCCGTTATACCAGGCATACATGAAGGCGTAGTCACTCAAAAGGTTGTTGACAAAATAATAGAATCATCCAAATCAGGGATGAAACTTAAAATTAATGATTTTTAAATAACGCCCAAAATAAATAAAAACTACTATTAAAAGTAAGATTTTATACATGCAAATGAGTATTAAATAAAATCCTTCATAGCATTATCTGAAAAAATCTAACCTTAAAGATTTTCAATTACTAATGCCTCTTAATTATTACAAAGAAGAATTAAAAAAAACTGCTGAATCTCTAGCCAAGTCTGGGAAAGGCATACTAGCTGTAGATGAATCTACAAAAACTATTGGCAAAAGACTTGCATCAATCAATTTAGAAAACACTGAAACAAATAGAAAGGCTTATAGAGGGATGCTTTTTACAACTCAAGGTCTTGGACAATATATAAGTGGTGCAATCTTATTTGAAGAGACTCTTTTTCAAACCCATTCTGACGGAGAGTTGATGGTAAAAAAGCTGGAAAAGCTTGGAATTATTCCTGGTATTAAAGTTGATAAGGGATTAAAACCATTAGCAGGCGGAGGCGATATAGAAACTTTCTGCTCAGGTTTAGATGGTCTAGTAGAAAGATCTTCTGACTATTACGCTCAGGGGGCTCGCTTTGCTAAATGGAGAGCAGTACTTCAGATTACAAATAATGGTTGTCCTTCAAAATTATCAATCAAAGAAAATGCTTGGGGCTTAGCTCGCTATGCAAGATCTGTTCAAGAATCAGGTTTAGTCCCCATTATTGAACCAGAAATACTCATGGATGGTTCCCATGGAATTAATAAGACAGCAGCTATTCAAGAAGAAGTAATCAAAGAAGTATATATGGCCTGCAAGACAAATGGGGTTTATTTGGAAGGGACTTTGCTTAAACCTTCTATGACTATTGAAGGGGCGGAATGCCCAGAGAAATCCAATCCAAAGACAATAGCTGAGCAAACCATTAGGACAATGGAAAGATCCGTTCCAGCTGCAGTACCTGGAATAGTTTTTTTATCAGGTGGATTAAGTGAAGAGGCAGCATCTGTATATTTAAACTTGATGAATAAAATAAAAAGAAAAGCTACTTGGAATATTGGTTTCTCTTATGGCAGAGCACTACAACACTCTTGTCTTAAAGCTTGGGATGGCAAAAACATAACCGCTGGTCAGAATGCTCTCTTAGCACGAGCTCAAGCAAATTCAGAAGCTTCAAAAGGGTGTTATTTAGAGGGTTCTCAACCGTCCTCCGATGAAGCTTTATTTGTTGCTGGATATAAGTATTGATTTATTTTCCATAAACTAAAAATAACTTTTACACAAACAAAGGTATTTTTGTCCCTTAATAGCGTGACATTTCATACCATTATCTTCTAAAGTCCTGGTCCTTTGACCCAGGACTTTTTTCTTGGGCATCATGACTTCTCTGAGAAACCAATGGCTCTTGTCCCGCTAAGACTCCTTCTTGACCATGCAGCTGAAAACGGCTATGGCATTCCTGCTTTCAATGTAAACAATCTTGAGCAAGTTCAGGCAATTATGGAAGCAGCGTCAGAAACTGACAGTCCAGTAATTCTTCAAGCATCAAGAGGTGCACGCAGTTATGCAGGTGAAATCTTCCTTCGACATCTAATCATTGCAGCAACAGAAACTTATCCAAATATCCCTGTTGTGATGCATCAAGATCATGGTAATGAACCATCAACATGTTATTCAGCTGCAATTAACGGCTTTACATCTGTAATGATGGATGGATCTCTTGAAGCAGATGCAAAAACCCCATCAAGTTATGAATATAATGTTGAAGTAACTAAAACAGTTGTTGATTTTGCTCATTCAGTTGGAGTTAGTGTAGAAGGTGAATTGGGTTGTCTTGGATCCTTAGAGACTGGTAAAGGTGAAGCTGAAGATGGACATGGGTTTGAAGGTGAACTATCTAAAGACATGTTGTTAACAGATCCAGCAGAAGCAGCGGACTTTGTAGCCAAAACCAAGGTTGATGCTCTTGCAATAGCAATAGGTACAAGCCATGGTGCTTACAAATTCACAAGAAAGCCAACAGGAGAAGTACTAGCTATTAGTAGAATTGCAGAAATTCATAAAGCACTTCCAAATACTCATTTGGTAATGCATGGCTCAAGTTCTGTTCCTCAAGAATGGTTAAACATGATTAATAAATTTGGAGGGGAAATACCTGAAACATATGGTGTCCCTGTCGAAGAAATTCAAGAAGGTATTCGTAATGGGGTAAGAAAGGTAAACATTGACACTGATAATCGACTTGCATTTACTGCTGCTGTAAGAGAAGCTGCTGTGGCTGACCCTACTAATTTTGACCCAAGACATTTCAACAAACCTGCTCGTAAATATATGAAGCAAGTTTGTCTTGATCGCTATCAGCAGTTCTGGTGCGCAGGACAGGCCAGCAAAATCAAACAAGAAAGTATTAATTATTATGCTGGTCTTTATGCCAAAGGAACTCTAGACCCTAAGAAAGCAGTAACTGTATAAATCCAAATTATTTATTAGAGTCTTCAATCTCAAAAAAGAGGGGTTTTTCTCCCCTCTTTTTTTATGAGGATAATAAAGCTTGCAAAATACTTCTTCCATGAATACCACCTATTTTTTCATCACAAGCTCGTTCAGGATGAGGCATCATTCCTAAAACGTTTCCTTTTTTATTAGTAATTCCAGCTATTTCATCAAGAGAACCATTTAGATTATTTTTATACCTAATAGCAATTGAATCATCATCTTGAAGTTTTTTAAGTGTATCTTCATTACATTGATAACGACCTTCTCCATGAGCTATTGGCAAATAAATTAAATCATTTGGTTTAAACTTTACAAACCACTTTGTCCTATTACTTGATACATATAAAGGCACATTATCACAAATAAAATGTAACTTCTTATTTCTAGTTAATGCACCAGGAAGAATACCAAGTTCAGTCAATATCTGAAATCCATTACATATACCAAGAACTTTCCCTCCCCGATTTACAAAGTCAATTAAAGAAGATAATACAGGTGCAAAGCTTGCAATAGCTCCACACCTCAAATAATCTCCATAACTGAATCCTCCAGGAAGTACAACTGCTTCAAGATCATTTAAATCCTTTGTTTCATGCCAAAGGAAACGTGTTTTCATTCCTAGACAACAATCAGTAGCCCATAGGACATCCCTATCACAATTAGAACCAGGAAAGACAACAATGCCAATAGTCATTTGTTTAGTGTCTTATTTTCTGAGTCTTGATCTTTTGAATTGATATCCATAACCCAATTTTCTATAACTGGATTGGCTAGCAATCTATCGCTAAGTAACTCAATTTGACTCTTAGCATCTTCTAAATTAGTAGCTTCAATCTCAATATCAACAGACTTCCCTATTCTTAATTTAGAAAGTCCTTTAATACCAAGCCTTTTTGCCGCCGCTTTAGCCGCCTCGCCAGCAGGATCCAAGACAGAAGGACGAAGACTTACAAAAACATGTGCTTGAAAATTAGGCACTTAAATTAATTGTTTGAAATTTTTTAAATGATTTAAATTTAGTTGATATATTAGTTTTGGCCAGAAAGATATTTTTAAATTAATTGTTTAAGCAGATCTAAGCCCCCTTCCTAAACAGTCAAGGCAAGTATGGTAACAGTTTGGTGTGCTCTTCATATAGCCATTTCCTCCACAATGCATGCAAATAACTTTCTCATCTGTTACAGAACGATCTGGCAAAGTGACTTCTCTTCCTTTTTTCATTAAAAAACTAACTAAATTAGATTAAGGGAATGGGGAATAAGAATAAAGAATTTGCTTATTTCCATTCTTAGATTCCCCTATTTAAAAAGGTTAGACAACAAAATAGTTATATAAATTTCTATTTACTTATTTTTAAGTAAATAACTATTTAAAGAGATTTTGAAGCTTTTCGTCTAAACCTTCCTTAAGACTTAAAGCTACAAAATCAAAACCACTTTTTTTTGGCCTCCAAACATTTTCAGGAACCTTTTCAAACCATGAAGAGATTCTTGGCCCAACCATTTGAATCTGAAGAGGAACTGATTTATTAGGAACCCAAAACCTTCCTTTTAATCTAAGAATTTGGAAATCACCAGCAAGATCTAGCAAAAGTTCATTAATTTCTGATTGAATAAAATTTGCTTCCATACGAATAGAACTACTAATAACAGAAAGATGCTGGTGATCGTCATGATCATCAATGAACATCTCATTCTTATCTAAAAATGATTCTCCAGAATTATTCTGATTCATTCCCAAAATAAAAGCAGGATCTATTTTCCCATTAGCTATAGGAATAACAGTGGTACCTTCTCGCAAATGTTTTTCTATATTTTTTTTAATCCGTGAGACTGTATCTGAAGAAATTAAATCTGCTCTACTTAGCAAAACAATGTCTGCGTTTTCAAGTTGGTCTTCAAACAGTTCATTTATAGAAGTTAAATGATCAATATTTTCATCGTCTTCATATTGTTTCTCTATAGCTTCGATATCTCCTACAGGACTCCCTTGAGATAAAGCCTCACCATCTACAACAGTCACTAAACTATTTACAAAAACTTTTGAACGTATTTCAGGCCATTCAATGGCTTGAATCAATGGCTTTGGCAAAGCCAAACCACTTGTTTCAATAACAATCGAATCTATAGTTTCAGAACGAATTAATAATTTTTCCATAGTAGGCAAAAAATCATCTTGCACTGTGCAACACAAACATCCATTATTTAATTCAATTAACCTTCCCTCAATCTCTTCTTCTGGGCAAAATCCACAACTACGAATTAAATCACCATCTAGTCCAACACTCCCAAACTCATTAACAATTACCGCTATACGTTGCTTACTAGTTGTTAAAAGTTGACGCAGAAGTGTTGTCTTACCAGATCCAAGAAACCCTGTAATAATAGTAACAGGAAGGCGCTGAGACATAGATTTAAACAATAATACTTAGCAACCAAGACTGTAACTTGTTTCTATTCCAGTTGAAGAATTAGTACCACTTGCCATAGAGCAAAGTTGTTTTTGTTGAATACGGCTTAAGACAGCATCAGTAAAATCAGCACCATCAATTAAAGCATTATCAAAATTACTCTCCATTAATAATGCATTTGTAAAATTTGCATCAGTCAGATCAGAATCAACAAATTGACTTGCATAAGCCAATGCATCTTTCAAATTGGCTCCATGGAAATTTGCACCATTTAATTTGCTATTGTTAAATACAGATCCAGTTAAATCCGATTCAGCAAAATTAATACCTCTTAAATCATACTTTACAAATTCATACCCGCTTAAATCTTGTGCATGCATATCTTGACTAATATTGAGATCATCTTGATTTCTTATTTCAGGAGGCCTTTTAGCCCAAACCTCCTGAACATTTATAAAAACTGAAAGGAGAAGAGCAACTAATAGAAAAAAGGCTTTAAGACAAGATGAAAGAGAAAAACTTTTAGCCATAGATACTAATTTAAAGCAAAAACGAGTAATTTATTTATTCACGTTATTGAAAATAACCAAAAAAACAAACCATGCCAATGACACTTCATGTTGTAATTCCACCACACCCTCTAATTGGTCATTGGTTATCAATTCTTAGAATTGAGACTACTCCACCTGCTATTTATGCAACAGCAATAGAACAACTAGGGAAATGGCTAACTTATGAAGCTCTAAGAGACTGGCTTCCAAATAAAACTGAAAAAATCAGTACAAGTAATGGTGTAACTGACGGGGTAATAATCGAATCAAGCGTTCCTTTATTAATTATTCCATCCCTGCCAGGGGGGCTATTAATGTGGCAAGGAGCTAAAGAAATTCTTCCTAATGCATCCTTGTGTTTTGGTGGAGTACCTGATGAGATAGAAAATAATGCTGGTATTATTATTTATTGTGATCAAATAAACTCTGGCAAACTTCTCTTGCAAAAGCTAATCAAACTTAAAGAGCTTAACGTTGAATCAAGGAG
It encodes:
- a CDS encoding Gfo/Idh/MocA family protein encodes the protein MTLEKSYKDPNQKIGVAIAGLGFGEKVHLPSLKTNKDFKPIALWHPRKEKIDEASNKYNLKGYSNWQHLINDPSIHAIIIATPPEVRYKLAIEALNSNKHLLLEKPIALNRKEALEIEKSSLKRKLSVAVNFEYRAVPLFMQAKKMIEEGAIGKPWLIKYDWLMSSRANINRPWNWYSETEKGGGVIGALGTHSFDLLEWLFGEITSVSSFTSTSIKERKHPVNNLMKSVTSEDICMAHMEICDIESRQIVPAQLTLSAVSRNGRGCWIEVYGEDGTLILGSDNQTDYVHGFGLWFAEKNKTINSIQPSEDFIFSKTWEDGRVAPVARIQQWWGESIIRQKPVIPGIHEGVVTQKVVDKIIESSKSGMKLKINDF
- a CDS encoding class I fructose-bisphosphate aldolase, with the protein product MPLNYYKEELKKTAESLAKSGKGILAVDESTKTIGKRLASINLENTETNRKAYRGMLFTTQGLGQYISGAILFEETLFQTHSDGELMVKKLEKLGIIPGIKVDKGLKPLAGGGDIETFCSGLDGLVERSSDYYAQGARFAKWRAVLQITNNGCPSKLSIKENAWGLARYARSVQESGLVPIIEPEILMDGSHGINKTAAIQEEVIKEVYMACKTNGVYLEGTLLKPSMTIEGAECPEKSNPKTIAEQTIRTMERSVPAAVPGIVFLSGGLSEEAASVYLNLMNKIKRKATWNIGFSYGRALQHSCLKAWDGKNITAGQNALLARAQANSEASKGCYLEGSQPSSDEALFVAGYKY
- the fba gene encoding class II fructose-bisphosphate aldolase (catalyzes the reversible aldol condensation of dihydroxyacetonephosphate and glyceraldehyde 3-phosphate in the Calvin cycle, glycolysis, and/or gluconeogenesis) — encoded protein: MALVPLRLLLDHAAENGYGIPAFNVNNLEQVQAIMEAASETDSPVILQASRGARSYAGEIFLRHLIIAATETYPNIPVVMHQDHGNEPSTCYSAAINGFTSVMMDGSLEADAKTPSSYEYNVEVTKTVVDFAHSVGVSVEGELGCLGSLETGKGEAEDGHGFEGELSKDMLLTDPAEAADFVAKTKVDALAIAIGTSHGAYKFTRKPTGEVLAISRIAEIHKALPNTHLVMHGSSSVPQEWLNMINKFGGEIPETYGVPVEEIQEGIRNGVRKVNIDTDNRLAFTAAVREAAVADPTNFDPRHFNKPARKYMKQVCLDRYQQFWCAGQASKIKQESINYYAGLYAKGTLDPKKAVTV
- the purQ gene encoding phosphoribosylformylglycinamidine synthase subunit PurQ, translated to MTIGIVVFPGSNCDRDVLWATDCCLGMKTRFLWHETKDLNDLEAVVLPGGFSYGDYLRCGAIASFAPVLSSLIDFVNRGGKVLGICNGFQILTELGILPGALTRNKKLHFICDNVPLYVSSNRTKWFVKFKPNDLIYLPIAHGEGRYQCNEDTLKKLQDDDSIAIRYKNNLNGSLDEIAGITNKKGNVLGMMPHPERACDEKIGGIHGRSILQALLSS
- the purS gene encoding phosphoribosylformylglycinamidine synthase subunit PurS, whose translation is MPNFQAHVFVSLRPSVLDPAGEAAKAAAKRLGIKGLSKLRIGKSVDIEIEATNLEDAKSQIELLSDRLLANPVIENWVMDINSKDQDSENKTLNK
- a CDS encoding GTP-binding protein, coding for MSQRLPVTIITGFLGSGKTTLLRQLLTTSKQRIAVIVNEFGSVGLDGDLIRSCGFCPEEEIEGRLIELNNGCLCCTVQDDFLPTMEKLLIRSETIDSIVIETSGLALPKPLIQAIEWPEIRSKVFVNSLVTVVDGEALSQGSPVGDIEAIEKQYEDDENIDHLTSINELFEDQLENADIVLLSRADLISSDTVSRIKKNIEKHLREGTTVIPIANGKIDPAFILGMNQNNSGESFLDKNEMFIDDHDDHQHLSVISSSIRMEANFIQSEINELLLDLAGDFQILRLKGRFWVPNKSVPLQIQMVGPRISSWFEKVPENVWRPKKSGFDFVALSLKEGLDEKLQNLFK
- a CDS encoding pentapeptide repeat-containing protein, which translates into the protein MAKSFSLSSCLKAFFLLVALLLSVFINVQEVWAKRPPEIRNQDDLNISQDMHAQDLSGYEFVKYDLRGINFAESDLTGSVFNNSKLNGANFHGANLKDALAYASQFVDSDLTDANFTNALLMESNFDNALIDGADFTDAVLSRIQQKQLCSMASGTNSSTGIETSYSLGC
- a CDS encoding uracil phosphoribosyltransferase, which translates into the protein MPMTLHVVIPPHPLIGHWLSILRIETTPPAIYATAIEQLGKWLTYEALRDWLPNKTEKISTSNGVTDGVIIESSVPLLIIPSLPGGLLMWQGAKEILPNASLCFGGVPDEIENNAGIIIYCDQINSGKLLLQKLIKLKELNVESRRIRIITPLASSDGLKVIGESFSDLKIYSSCIDSTVNENGEIIPGIGIPSLRLNTRITSAH